From a single Gimesia fumaroli genomic region:
- a CDS encoding major capsid protein, giving the protein MANVYHGLAELLMLNNENLADIEVSDIVNGAPFLAALEATEASNGTNHSYLKQTGAPVVGFRSPNTGTENSISTDTEVEIALKILAASWGVDQAIAKKNKKGGVDGFISRESMRHIAEALFEAEKQFIYGTDNKADGFEGLVDASTIGSLAGEMVVNAGGSNDSSQTSVFLVRTTSDLRNVTVVGGNGGNIEIGETVLQKADDGTGKFYPELWTPIEGWLGLQIGSKYSVGRIVNLETGGNHLNDDLIYQARSMFPAGRKPNLLVMNGTSLEELRKSRTATNATGAPAPTPETAAGMTIVETDAIVDTEELVA; this is encoded by the coding sequence ATGGCCAATGTTTATCATGGTCTGGCCGAATTGCTCATGCTCAACAATGAGAATCTGGCCGATATCGAAGTGTCAGACATTGTAAACGGTGCGCCGTTTTTGGCTGCTCTGGAAGCAACGGAAGCGAGCAACGGAACGAACCACAGTTACTTGAAACAGACCGGGGCACCGGTTGTCGGGTTTCGTTCCCCAAACACGGGGACGGAAAACTCGATTTCGACTGACACTGAAGTTGAAATCGCCTTGAAGATTCTGGCCGCTTCCTGGGGCGTCGATCAGGCAATTGCCAAAAAGAACAAGAAAGGTGGCGTTGACGGATTCATTAGCCGTGAATCAATGCGTCATATTGCGGAGGCACTTTTTGAGGCCGAAAAGCAGTTCATCTATGGAACTGATAATAAGGCCGATGGTTTCGAGGGGTTGGTTGATGCAAGCACCATCGGCTCTTTGGCAGGCGAGATGGTTGTGAACGCAGGCGGTTCAAATGACAGTTCTCAAACCAGTGTCTTTCTTGTTCGGACTACATCGGACCTGCGAAATGTCACCGTGGTTGGTGGTAATGGTGGGAATATCGAAATCGGTGAAACCGTTCTTCAAAAGGCAGACGACGGGACCGGGAAGTTTTACCCTGAATTGTGGACACCGATTGAGGGTTGGCTGGGTCTGCAAATCGGGTCTAAATACTCAGTGGGCCGTATTGTGAACCTGGAGACTGGTGGAAATCATCTGAACGATGATTTGATTTATCAAGCCAGGTCTATGTTCCCGGCAGGGCGAAAACCGAACCTGTTGGTCATGAATGGCACTTCTCTTGAGGAGTTGCGGAAGTCTCGCACGGCAACAAACGCGACTGGGGCACCTGCTCCAACGCCGGAAACCGCTGCTGGAATGACTATCGTTGAGACCGATGCGATTGTTGACACGGAAGAATTAGTTGCCTGA
- a CDS encoding phage portal protein: MLNGLSNGINRVRSYFGYDAAEPKNKRKNRSGSIKSEDAVLGTSARRKVISTANEVHRNFAIAGWMIRKHLDYTTQFSFQCKTDDEGFNTEVEDFIEERSKKENCDIAARHDLDPFMRIAESRCLVDNDSAVLRLGSGHSQGIEGDRIRNHPEPNKNDIWVHGVRTNKAGRALDYAIFNRGRGGTGYEFDRTVKAKNLYLHGYFDRYDQVRGVSPILAGLTDLQDVDEGFDLGLAKLKVEQLFAMAIFREATEGFGGPTETEGDDEETEVDERKYQVDFGAGPVMLDLDPGDRAEFLKSDAPGVNTTSFLNSVIAVTLKSLDIPFSFYDESFTNFFGSKAAWQHYDRSCVTKRQRNRSLRDWWIIGQLQWGVIHNEIKLPSGIRLKKQFWEWVPNGMPWWDPLKEINGDKAAVTGGFDNPYDICKRRGNKSFEDNIKLTAKAYKFAEKMGVPLDFGIVQETVEVVEKDA, from the coding sequence TTGCTTAACGGATTGAGCAACGGCATCAACCGGGTTCGTTCTTATTTCGGCTATGACGCAGCCGAACCGAAGAACAAGCGCAAGAATCGGTCTGGTTCGATCAAGTCTGAAGACGCGGTTCTCGGTACGTCTGCTCGCCGGAAAGTGATCAGCACAGCAAACGAAGTTCACCGCAACTTTGCCATTGCTGGCTGGATGATCCGCAAACACCTCGATTACACAACTCAGTTTTCGTTCCAATGTAAAACCGATGACGAGGGATTCAATACCGAAGTCGAAGACTTCATTGAGGAACGATCCAAAAAAGAAAACTGCGACATTGCAGCCCGACATGACTTAGACCCATTCATGCGAATTGCTGAGAGTCGTTGTCTTGTTGATAACGACTCTGCTGTATTACGCCTTGGCTCGGGTCATTCACAGGGCATTGAAGGCGACCGGATTCGAAATCATCCAGAACCAAACAAAAATGATATCTGGGTGCATGGAGTTCGCACCAACAAAGCTGGCAGAGCTTTAGATTATGCGATTTTCAACCGTGGCAGAGGCGGAACGGGATATGAATTTGACCGGACTGTCAAAGCAAAAAACCTCTATCTGCATGGATATTTTGATCGGTACGACCAAGTACGTGGCGTTTCGCCGATTCTGGCCGGTCTGACCGATCTGCAAGACGTTGATGAAGGTTTTGATTTAGGGCTGGCCAAACTAAAGGTAGAGCAGCTATTTGCAATGGCGATATTTCGCGAAGCAACAGAAGGCTTCGGTGGCCCTACTGAGACTGAAGGTGATGATGAAGAAACCGAAGTCGATGAACGAAAATATCAGGTTGACTTTGGGGCTGGCCCAGTCATGTTGGACTTGGACCCAGGCGACCGGGCAGAGTTTTTAAAGTCGGATGCACCGGGCGTAAACACAACCAGTTTTTTGAATTCAGTGATTGCAGTCACACTCAAGTCGTTAGACATCCCGTTTTCATTTTACGACGAAAGCTTCACCAATTTTTTTGGAAGTAAAGCAGCGTGGCAACACTACGACAGGTCATGCGTAACGAAACGGCAACGCAACAGGTCACTTCGTGATTGGTGGATTATTGGTCAACTTCAATGGGGCGTGATCCATAACGAAATCAAGCTTCCGTCTGGAATCAGACTGAAAAAACAGTTCTGGGAGTGGGTGCCTAACGGGATGCCCTGGTGGGACCCGCTGAAAGAAATCAATGGCGATAAAGCAGCTGTCACAGGCGGTTTTGATAACCCCTACGACATCTGCAAGCGGCGTGGAAACAAAAGCTTTGAAGACAATATCAAGCTGACGGCCAAGGCTTATAAGTTTGCAGAAAAAATGGGCGTTCCGTTGGACTTCGGAATTGTGCAAGAAACCGTAGAAGTGGTGGAGAAAGATGCCTGA
- a CDS encoding terminase gpA endonuclease subunit produces MPTDMKSAGERHRATAGKRSRERSEAAAEIGLPPAVVDPARKEACRFDLLLFLTTYFPHSTGLKPFSEDHKQAIESIQTAILSGGRYLNAVYRGFAKTTISENAALWATLYGHRRFVVIVGADETAASENIDSIKTELLTNELLYEDFPEACFPIVELDNKFQRCSTQTVGGELTHIKWNADKVVLPSVYVNDEISDSGGAIIQARGLTGRIRGLAHKRSDGVKQRPDLAIIDDPQTDVSAASPTQVNSRLKLIQKAVLKLAGHNSTLACVMNATVIEEGDLVDQLLDPIKHPEWQGVRVAMVKSWAKRHDDLWKDQYARLRNSYNPELPGDKKRAEAEATVFYQANFEAMNDGCEVSWSYCYDEENEISAIQHAYNALIDDGEDVFETEYQNNPQRAGSDSFQLLSVREIAEKCNEFGRFEVPPDCRKLVMSIDVQQKVLFYTILAVSDQFDIFELDSGCYPDQRKQFFSLKDIKPTIQQKHPGLGLEKQLEEALLTCVWLYHGQTYRNKAGEEFSMGTTLIDGAWGESNAAVKKVCRESEFAKKLYPAYGKGVKASDYPLLSIKPQKGEFRPSDTTVPWRMLPSEERGQRHVIWDTNSVKTFLHRRLLVPYGSPGSMTLWNKKGGHDLYAEHLRAEYAIEVEARGRKVNEWKINPGRPDNHWLDTTGMAIVAASIEGASLLGKPAARKSKRKRRKRVSYL; encoded by the coding sequence TTGCCTACGGACATGAAATCAGCGGGCGAACGCCACAGGGCAACAGCGGGTAAGCGTTCCCGCGAGCGTTCCGAGGCAGCTGCTGAAATCGGGCTTCCCCCTGCGGTGGTTGATCCGGCAAGAAAGGAAGCTTGCCGGTTTGACCTGCTGCTATTTTTGACGACGTACTTTCCGCACTCGACCGGCTTAAAACCGTTCAGTGAGGATCACAAACAGGCGATTGAATCAATACAAACGGCAATCCTCTCCGGGGGACGATACCTTAACGCCGTTTATCGAGGATTCGCCAAGACCACAATCAGCGAAAATGCAGCCCTCTGGGCTACCCTGTACGGGCATCGTCGATTTGTGGTGATTGTGGGGGCCGATGAAACAGCGGCTTCTGAAAACATTGATTCGATTAAAACCGAATTACTGACCAACGAACTACTTTATGAAGACTTCCCGGAAGCCTGCTTTCCGATTGTCGAGCTGGATAACAAGTTCCAGCGGTGCAGCACGCAAACCGTCGGCGGTGAATTGACCCACATTAAGTGGAACGCTGACAAAGTCGTGTTGCCCAGTGTTTATGTGAATGATGAAATAAGTGACAGTGGTGGGGCCATCATCCAAGCCAGAGGATTGACGGGCCGCATCCGTGGATTGGCACACAAACGTTCTGATGGAGTGAAACAACGTCCTGACCTGGCGATTATCGATGACCCGCAAACCGACGTTTCAGCGGCATCACCGACTCAGGTTAACAGCAGACTGAAGTTAATACAAAAGGCGGTTCTGAAATTAGCCGGGCACAACTCCACACTCGCGTGTGTGATGAATGCGACGGTGATTGAAGAGGGAGATTTAGTTGACCAGCTATTAGACCCGATCAAACACCCCGAATGGCAGGGTGTCCGGGTGGCGATGGTCAAAAGCTGGGCGAAAAGACACGACGATCTGTGGAAGGATCAATACGCGAGACTTCGCAATTCGTACAACCCTGAATTACCGGGAGACAAAAAACGAGCAGAGGCAGAGGCAACCGTATTTTATCAAGCTAACTTTGAGGCCATGAACGATGGCTGTGAGGTCAGTTGGTCCTACTGCTACGACGAAGAGAACGAAATCAGTGCGATCCAGCACGCCTACAACGCCCTCATTGATGATGGTGAGGACGTATTCGAGACAGAGTATCAGAACAATCCACAACGGGCGGGCTCTGATAGCTTCCAGTTGTTGTCAGTGCGTGAAATCGCTGAAAAGTGTAATGAGTTTGGACGGTTTGAAGTTCCTCCGGATTGCCGCAAATTGGTGATGTCAATTGACGTTCAGCAGAAGGTTTTGTTTTACACTATCCTGGCCGTCTCCGATCAGTTTGACATTTTTGAATTAGACAGCGGGTGTTATCCCGATCAGCGAAAGCAGTTCTTTTCCCTCAAGGATATTAAGCCAACCATTCAACAAAAACACCCAGGGTTGGGATTAGAAAAGCAACTTGAAGAGGCCTTGTTGACGTGCGTCTGGTTGTACCACGGTCAGACCTATCGAAACAAAGCGGGTGAAGAATTCAGCATGGGAACAACGTTGATTGACGGAGCCTGGGGAGAAAGCAATGCGGCGGTGAAAAAGGTCTGTCGTGAGAGTGAGTTTGCTAAGAAATTGTATCCAGCTTACGGGAAAGGCGTGAAAGCTTCTGATTATCCCCTGCTTTCGATCAAACCACAAAAGGGAGAATTTAGACCATCAGACACAACCGTTCCCTGGAGAATGCTACCCAGCGAGGAACGAGGGCAGCGGCATGTGATCTGGGACACAAACAGCGTGAAAACGTTTTTACATAGACGTCTCCTGGTGCCTTATGGGTCACCGGGTTCAATGACACTTTGGAACAAAAAAGGAGGGCATGACTTATATGCAGAGCATTTAAGAGCGGAGTATGCGATTGAAGTTGAGGCCAGAGGGCGGAAGGTGAACGAGTGGAAGATTAACCCAGGCAGGCCAGACAATCACTGGCTCGATACAACGGGCATGGCGATTGTAGCAGCCAGCATTGAAGGGGCTTCCCTACTCGGAAAACCTGCAGCAAGAAAATCAAAACGCAAACGACGCAAAAGGGTAAGTTATCTATGA